ataataataataataaattataagagacgTACCTTCGTTACCGCATTATccactgtgtatcctgtatgttatcgttattttatgttaacgatattgctaatttgattcacttcatcactgaacatattattgaatcacacttttgtatttcttcattgaacAAATTTTTCACACTATTTCAATTTCTGATCATTCACTTATAATCGTTTCATATAACCGTTTCACATATTTGCGGTCGTTTCAACGCACTTGCACCTTTACATCATCCGATAAATTATGGAAGTaccacaccgcatcctggaACCCACATCGGCGACTTCAAGGACGGAAGATGTCGCGCGGGATAAACGCCCATGCATTGCCGTTCCAGAGGTCCGGACGCCCGCATCTCATGTCATAGAACCATTGCCGCCAACCGAAGACCACACACCCACTCCTTCCGTGTTACAGATGAGTCTCATCCTGGAAGCATTGAACGATATGATCAAAGAAAGGAAACAACTGAACGAAacactaaacaatataaataagaactacgaccaaataaaggaagtcaaacaagcaagcggACGTGATACATGTAtggaagaccaacctaccgaaAATGTCAAGGCTGAAGTCACGCCGCACCCTGCAGAGCGCCGAGAGGAGCCAGACGACATCATCCGCCGAGCCGAGGACGTCATCAATggcatagagggacagcccATACCACCGcccgcagaacgccgagaggagCCGGACGACACCACCTGCCAAGCTGAGGATGACATCCATCAGGTAGAAGAACAGCCCGcaccaccgcgcgccggacgccaggagtccaaggacgttgcccaccatgttgaagagcagcccggaccgccgaccgcccacatcaccgtccatccaccgaggacagcgCCTGCAACATACAAACCCAATACTCATGAAGATAACCCACAAAACAATAGAAGTAAAACAGAAACCcacaacaaatcaaaatcaaaacaaaaaccgaaaaACTATGAATCAAAACCACAAACAAGAAGAATTACAATACGTCCAAAAAGAAAACCAACTAGTAGAGTGCATTTACACCGCCGTCATATAAGGCTGAAATCATACATCAAATCTTTTACCAGCATTCAAGAAAACAGGaaaataagattaagaagaatCTATtcacaccgcagtcatgtccggttaaaatcaagtagactgtacaccggcatgcaaaaaagggaaatatcatttggaaagacacacagacaccaccggcatgtaagaTTTAAGGATATcaaactacatgtcaccggtAAACAAAGAAGGACAACATTGACTgaagagatctacctacttcgccggcacattcgttttaagccaagtttaataaaacggatagttgcaaattggaatggaaactttgaaataaaccggaatcaaatttagatgggggcttaagaaagaaataatgttttaatCAACTAGAAACTACATTTGTGAAGTACATCAGctatcaaacttcttcatagtcacagcctacccatcaAATCATATCCTTGCATACTGGCATCTttttactgcagcctaatcataatcaacataacctaaacttcgccgcatctcatctaataaataacaatccacttcaaatgaagaaattattatcaactttaaatcaagaaattaaaactacgaaaTAACTCCAaaaattaccaacctgatcaagccatccgcatcgtgtcagagtcatcaccgaaacaatcgcctggtatcatctggacaactgaaaaatagaaacaagaattatagtatccacggaaaataagtgtaaatttagaaataacatgaaattagtagtgaataggaggaaagaaaataaacaaagtttatttgaaaaaatatgtaaatctaacctcgaaatacagaatcactagaaaaatctattcagaaccaatgcctgttcgataattttcttcgtcccaccaaccaatgtgtgcgaaatcatagagtcaatgtataggaatcaaagcaatatcgttattcaattaatgtaacatattatttaatgtggaattataagtaaaaaacgcaaccaaaaatatatatttgtgttaatttgcacgaaatgcgcatgttctgtgtcatataaatgtattgctaaaaagctaaaaagaaaatgaaattcttaccttcaaatgtgaaatttattactgttgcatcaaaagatcatgaattgtaattcaaattgataaatataatcttaaggacttaatatttgtaaccaaaattgataaaaatcaagaaagccatttcaagtgtaaccctgtttgtacgcaacgtactaagcgcaaataagaaattgctcgagtcaaacggtagacgattgtcaagtcaccgaagtaaaatcacactctcacccaatttatgtaaaagccaaaccaaagagtcgaaacctgtaataactatgaaaaaatgatgaaagtctatatttgttgcaaatactgttcaaatcttaagaagtaatatgtgaaatcttgtatatttgttatagttatgggtctgctcataagccacccatgaatggaagttgtggagttgtttttaatgaaggatcctaagagacctcattaattattgtatttcgattgtatccaatggaaggaacaatcaattatttattttctcgtagccaaaagtgcacgatatattgtttttagtgttaagtgttgagttttcgtagaagtaaggagatgaaatagtgtattcatcacaatatcggatttttcaaatagtcattgtttcgactcgtctcccaattacctatttaaaatatcctgggggcttttgtgtgatgaatttttcaaatagatctcatgaaaagagagaaaaattgtgattaccttttaaaatgaaggaatttgctaaaggaatagttagcgaccgagcgataaagcttacttatcaataactgtatattagataagagtaccgttctgtactgaatatttttctaggaaaattattcaataaaattataattattttgcgaataaagcacaaattatttatgaatcgctcactgattttgaggttacactttgtttactatcgatcagatgtttttaaaacagttcgaacgcagctgactgattcaaagcattgtcaaatgtcatgccggttttcatgcaaggtaaaatatcattcctaaaaattataaaactatcaataaaggatcaagaatttcaaaataaaaaataaaatgtatgtattattgttgaaattatttattatttaagaaattatattatacgtcaggtcttattgtaactaaataggtcatagcatgaaattatattattgataaaatggcagaaactaattataataatctcaacctaataaaaattgtacaagaatattaatttattaataatttaattcaactgaaccacatggtaattaaatctctatggcaggtctaagccaatcacagtgcatagaaatagcaccaagacggtgatcgtttgaaagcaacacatgttaatctattatcagacaccaaccctgccttatcagttacactagcacgtgtacattgtatgagagaaactatgtctataagattaagcagttttaaggattacctaaattgaatcattattgtaattaaaggaattgtattctactacttgccactgacgtcatgtttacgtcacaagcgttctaccaatggcaaatttttatgcaaattattacattgagattctgagaagcaaggtctagcctaaaagcttagagaaaagagcagcacttcccttttgaaatcctcaccgtgcagatctctttttatagttaccaaagaactatttgtgaaaatttcttgttcgattttaaatgttctatttgtgagccgatattttaggccaatttatttgttattcgtaaatttctgttctcatcaatcgataaatttaaaagcttaaagtaaattatcccttaattaattcggtgaaggagatatttaaattaaaattccccacgtgctgaaaccgaagcctggattgccgccgatcaaacgatttttgatctaaagaagaaaaccacgacgaccaaggaatttcacgtgagttataagtcataaggggccccaatctacgcttcgaaaatatttcagtgcagaaaaacataaatttttcttcgttaaatattggccacgccgacaagcgctttagcatttaagagtctagaatttattcatattaaatttataagaatttgtagttgattaactatcctccgctgcctgaaccacgaccccgagcaattttaaaatattttataattcattttttctcactattttttttttcaaaactgttaaactttatcaattgtaaaattctgttgaatcacgcatggtatcatgcaagcacaagaaattttttaactattctgttaatgctaaattattatcaacctgtaatcaaattctgaatctgcactgtatgattgcatattttattgtaatatatttcagttttgttaattcgctttctgagttcgattatttcttaagcctgtcaattattgtgtctgatacgttctatatcatcaagaaccgatcgaatacgatcattagaataattgaattaagctggatattggaacaggtctaagtggatgtagcgagtggggtcagatcaagatatttattctttgtccttacctgctcatatatcagcttttatctgttacctacctcgacttaggagcgaatgcatcaattgtacagcagaggcagccatagatcatataaattcctacaatagagcttaaaacccgacaagactctgttctcgaaatatattctgaacgatatttggttcaaataccgtattttaatccttcagaacttattagagacgcagtcccgtaaattagctacatcgggatttttgctcgacctgtatgattttgtatgctcattcttcacaggtaataattttaaggtatccgtattcagtgtttagcgatcgctacactacttataaaaatttcatcacaatacaatttgtcattagaagaatcaagggtgagcgagcgtttaggcctcccgcgattccgacaattgtattgaatcttgtagtggatcaatcagtctggtgtgcactcagcgtccacacacgcaattacaaaatttatagccgctacaccattgactcagtacaagattcactctacatgtgtgaagccttcaaatcacgctccacaatatatatatatatatatatatatataatatattgtgaaGCTGTTCCCTGGGGGAGTCACtttcacctccaaggataggtcgATACACGTATAAAGAATTAGATGTGGAATATAAATAGTCCCACGTTACTGGCCatatcatgtagtgctgtatttaaatgcctcacgttgggttGGCAAATCGTGTAAAGCGGTTTTTTCACGCCTCACACACATAtgatgaatcttgtactgagtcaccagtattgaggttataaattttgtaactgcgtgcgtggacgctaagtttACACCAGACTGAtcgattcactacaagattcgatacaattgtcggaatcgtgGGTGGCATAAACACTcactcacccttgattcttcttatgacagattgtataatgatagaATTTTTTGAAGGCAGTGTAGCggttgctaaacactgaatactgaagtcttaaaactattacctgtgatgaaagagcatacaaaattatacaggtcgagcaaaaatcccgatgtagataatttacgggactgcgtctctaataagttccaaAGGATCAAGATAGGTTACtaggaccagatatcgttcggaatatacttcgagaacagagtcttgtcgggttttaagctctattgtaggaaattatatgatctccggctgcatctgctgtacggttgatgtattcgctcctaagtcgaggttggtaacagataaaagctgatatatgagcaggtaaggacagagaatgaatatctcgatctgaccccacacactacatccacttagacctgttccaatatccagcttaattcaattatttcaatgatcgtattcgatcggttcttgataatgtagaacgtgtcagacacaataattgacaggcttaagaaataatcgaactcagaagacgaattaacaaaattgaaatataatataacaaaatatatgattcgacagtgcagattcagagcttgatttacagattgataataattcaacattaacaaaaatgattagaagTATTCTTGTAtttgcatgacaccatgcatgattcaacagaattttacaattgatttatcaatttaacaatttgtgaaaaatggtgaaaataaattataaaatattttttaaattgctcggggtcgtggttctggcagcggaggatagttaatcaactacaagttcttataaattctatattgaataaatctAAAATCTTAATGGttaataagcgcttgtcggcgtggccattaatttaacgaagaaGATTTCATATCTTTTGCACTGTAATTtctttcgaagcgtagattggggcccctttgaattttaaaactcacgtgaaactccttggcggtcgtggttttcttctttagatcaaattcgtttgatcggcggcggtccaggcttcggtctcagcacgtgtggaattttaatttaatatctccttcaccaaattaattaggGGATAATTGAACTTTAAACTCTtgaattatcgattgatgaaagtaaatttacaaataataaacaaattagCCTGAAATATTGGCTCgcagataaaatatataaaatcgaacaaaaaatttacaaataggtcttggtaactttaacgaggtcttactggtgaggatttcaaaagggaagtggcTGTCTTTTTCTAAGCTTCTTGACTAGAACCTtttctctgagaatctctgtgtaattaatttgcatgaaaatttgccatttgtagaatgattatgatgtaggcatgacgtcagtggcaagcagtaaaatataattcctttaattacagtaataatccaatttgtataattcttaaaactgcttaattttctagacatagttcctcttatacagtgtacatgcactagcatatattatgataaggcaggtttgttgtctgataacagattaacatatgatgttttcaaacgatcacccttttggtgctatttctatgctgTATGATTGGCTTACatttgccaaagagattcattcaccatgtggttcagttgaaataataattaataatttaattttcccatacaattcttattatgttcaaaactgttataattaatttctgctgctcttatcaataatataatgttcatgctatgacctagttagttacaataatacttgatattataatacaatttcttaaataatgaataatttcaacaataatacatatatatttttttttattcgaaattcttggtcctttatcgatagtttttaattttagaaataatattatagtttgcATAAAATCCTGGCATGACATTTCATGATatattgaatcagtcagctgtgtttgaaccgctacaaaacatctgatcaatagtaaacaaagtgtaacctcaaaattcaatgagcaattcataaacgATTCGTGCtcaatttgcagaataattataatattattaaataattctctagAATTCTATCTGATACTCAGTTAttgataaggaagctttatcgctcggatGCTAACTGTTcatttagcaaattctttcattttaaaagggtaatcacaatttttctgtttgattctctcttctcatgagatttatttaaaagattcatcataatatatatatatatatatatatatatatatatattatatatatatatatatatagtataaatgaaataattccataatataatttccaatactcatttatttaaaaatatattttatatatttgcAGGAGAATTCATCAAGTGAATGACTTTGTAAGCTTCTGTGGTCTGTATTGTAACAGTATTATTTGCTTACAACTCGTCGTTGCTATATTCATGCTGCAAGTAAGTGCAAACTGATAAGCTAATTATTATGTTCGTTGGATaatctaaaatttcaattatatcgATATATTGACTCTTTTCACATGAAACTCTCCGTTTGCGTACAGATTCATCTCATCTACAAGCAACTTACTTTGAAAGAGTAATTCAATGATCCATCATCACAAACTGTATTATTGATAGGCTAGAGTTATCAACACTGAAATGACAACTTTCAGATATTGTAGAAATGTAGACTAGTTATGAAAAATACGTTTCAAATTACTTACATCCTGAAAATTCAATCCATTCATAAATATTCCCTTCCATGAGGTTTTTCTGTTGATCTTATCTAAACCTATACCACTACTGTATTGTGCAGTAGAGCGGAGCAGAAAAACGGAAAgagaacagtcaatattacagtAATGAATAGTCATAGAAATGAATTGTAGTAATAAATAAGCGCAGTTGCCTATTTGTTGATGAAACTCAGTCGACtcagtgctttcagagaggaaacttcgcATGCGTATCATGAACAGTTGGACACTCACTGTACTTTTTCATAAGGTTTCCTAATCTcatatagggccggtttccgagctcgggattcagccaagtcctagactataaacagctggagtcagaaaattggttttccaaaacggggcgtagtcgcagtcattgtcatagtcacgtttgaattaaatttctgaaaactagaaaactagaaaagaacacaaaataaaataaagagaaaatagtgtaaagtctCAGCTATTTTggattatttaggaatgtttgatttcgtcaaggaaaaacgtttccaattatagaaatgagaaaataaaaactacgactactgttataataactgcgactacgccttgttttggaaagccaattttctgactccagctgttttaaattctaggacttagctaaatcccgagcttggaaaccagCCCTTAGAGATCTTATAGatattagagaacgctggccgctttAGCACGGCAACGTCGCCGCTGCTGTATGCCCAGTTTTCTCTGTTCCACTTATCCCTCCAAGTCAAAACTAATTTGTATATAGACTGTATAATATAGTAGTCCTAACGAAGGAATTCAGACACCTTCTACGGCTTTTATCAAAAAATGATCACGGATTGCCTTTTCTAGTGAATTTGCAGTAATATATCTTTGattgtagagaataattatttatcagatAATATTTTTCCTCAATTTCCAGGGAAACAGCACATTGAAACTAAAATACGGCATATTTTCTATAATGCTTGTGGCACTTGTAGCCTATTACTCGGAGGAAGGACAGATACTTGAAAATAAGGTATTGTGATGTGAGAGATTCTATtcccaattattattattatcaagcgAGAATCCAAAGTTTAATGCTGTGATTCTATTACATCTTTTCACAACTATATAGAAATGTATCTGTATGGGCTGTTGCTGGTGAGAAGTCCCTTCCTCACTTCAACCGCAATTTAtcgaaaaaattatttgaagagATTACCAGAGCTTCAACATCTCCATCTTCCTCAATAAAATTGGGACACTTTGTTCAATGATTGGGTTATTATCAAGTGGAAAACTAATTAAGTTAAACTTATTAACTTCATGGAAAACTACATCAATACAGAATTCATTGAACTCCTCCAATTTCACAAGCTCAGAATCTTTGGAAAAGGGAAAAgatatcaaataaattgaatattactATATTGTATCATTGAAGTTAGATCACTGAACAGGTGATAGGTGCAATAAGGGCCTATAGGCCTATAAACCTCAGACTACCAACGTGACAATACGTCCCAGCAGAAATGACCAACCTCAGACTACAACTGGGGCAATATGTCCCAATAGAAGTTCATCGAATCCCAGTGGGTGAATAGATCATCTAAACTACACAGCGGTAGTCTAGGGTCTATTCTGTAAAATTCATCAGCTGTTTAGAACTATCTGATCGCcatattattgtgaattgagGCTATATTGTTGTTATATGCTCTTATGCATGCATGTGTCAGATGCTGGTTTTGTGCTGAATGAAGCTGTTCTAATGTGATTTGCAGcgtcattttttttattttttatttttttttttttttcctgGTGTATTATCTTTAAGTTGAAAGTAAGTGAATAACttcatataatttcaataatagcatgtaaaattgaaattgcaaTGCTATTTACtagattttattcattttatcgtGTTTTTTGTATTGGAACATTTTATTCCAAtagtaaaattgattatttggtATTTGACGGGACAAGCTTCATAGACTCTATTTGGTAGTCTAAGGGATAAGCCCTTATTGGGGAAAACTCGGAAATGGATTCTCcattatttcttctatataaGTGGGAAGATTTCATTCAAATATCTCTTTTCTCAATGTTGATATAACTATTATAGTGGACCcatgtttcaatgtttcagCCCTTCTTGCAGAGAACACTTGATTTTCCTtacttttgttgttttatttactataacctaaaatattaccAATTAAAAGCATTGCAATTCAGCACAGTAGTATTGtattatcaaatacaattcaattcaattcaaaaaaacaAAAGCGTTGCAATTCAGCACAGTAGTATTGtattatcaaatacaattcaattcaaatacaaacCGTGTGGTACACTTGCTGTGTCTAAATCATTCTCTCAAGTGTATGAacctttcaaatatttgaagcaGCTCCCTGAAGAACTTTTTTTGTCTATTGCACCAGCAGCTCCACTTAAAATAGGAAAAATCAAAGATGTCAAAGACCtctaatttatttgaaaaaggaGAGCCCAcagttttataaagttttattttcaaataggaTAACACTCATATTTGGGGCATCATTCTAACCAATATTTGGCATCTGGTTTCAAgatttaattgaattatgaACACTTATGAAGATTTTTCA
The window above is part of the Nilaparvata lugens isolate BPH chromosome 12, ASM1435652v1, whole genome shotgun sequence genome. Proteins encoded here:
- the LOC120353806 gene encoding uncharacterized protein LOC120353806, with protein sequence MSIGFVCCRRCPRWMDGDVGGRRSGLLFNMVGNVLGLLASGARWCGLFFYLMDVILSLAGGVVRLLSAFCGRWYGLSLYAIDDVLGSADDVVWLLSALCRVRRDFSLDIFG